One part of the Musa acuminata AAA Group cultivar baxijiao chromosome BXJ1-5, Cavendish_Baxijiao_AAA, whole genome shotgun sequence genome encodes these proteins:
- the LOC135673253 gene encoding protein spotted leaf 11-like encodes MEEGENEAAVLAAAAAAAGSVVESLMAAVEEIAAISDYRNAYKKQFCNLSRRIKLLAPMFEELKESKDPIPPRAVRALEKLNGALDSAKDLLRLGSEGSKIFLVLERDRIMERFQEITSQLEVALNEISFNEIDISDEVKEQVELVHAQFKRAKERIDTTDPELYADLSSVCHMNADARIDSPILKRLAEKLQMMTISDLKQESLALHEMVDASGDPGEVIEKMSMLLKRIKDFVQTQKPEMGTPMSAMVIPSHGTSKTPVVPDDYRCPISLELMGDPVIVSTGQTYEREFIKKWLEAGHNTCPKTQQRLSSTSLTPNYVLRSLIAQWCEANGMDPPKLPARTGKPLSVCSAGEHAKVVDLLHKLSSQNLEDQRSAAGELRLLAKRNTDNRICIAEAGAIPLLVNLLSMQDVRTQEHAVTALLNLSIYEENKGKIIVSGAVPGIVHVLKRGSMEARENAAATLFSLSVVDRNKVIIGESGAIPPLVLLLSEGSQRGKKDAATALFNLCIYQGNKGKAVRAGVIHTLMGLLTDPEGAMMDEALAIMAILSSHPDGKAAIRAVEALPMLVKVIRSGSPRNKENAAAVLVHLCNGEQQQQHLAELQEQGMMVPLQEMVESGTNRGKRKAAQLLEQMTRFLELQKKAEAQAQAQAQAQAWTQAPVDQSMDTASSAFTVL; translated from the exons ATGGAAGAAGGAGAGAATGAAGCGGCAGtgctggcggcggcggcggcggcggcaggaaGTGTGGTGGAGAGTCTGatggcggcggtggaggagatcGCCGCCATCTCGGACTACCGGAATGCCTACAAGAAACAGTTTTGCAACCTCTCGCGGCGGATCAAACTGCTGGCGCCCATGTTCGAGGAACTCAAGGAGAGCAAGGATCCGATCCCCCCTCGGGCGGTCAGAGCTCTTGAGAAGCTCAACGGGGCTCTCGATTCGGCCAAGGACCTCCTCCGGTTGGGGAGCGAAGGGAGCAAGATCTTCCTG GTCCTGGAGCGAGATAGAATAATGGAAAGATTCCAAGAAATTACATCTCAACTTGAAGTGGCATTAAATGAAATTTCCTTTAATGAGATTGACATATCAGATGAAGTAAAAGAACAG GTTGAGCTCGTGCATGCCCAGTTTAAAAGAGCCAAAGAACGGATCGATACTACTGATCCTGAATTGTATGCTGATTTGTCAAGTGTTTGTCATATGAATGCTGACGCCAGAATAGATTCTCCCATCCTGAAGAGATTGGCAGAAAAATTACAGATGATGACCATATCAGACCTCAAGCAAGAATCACTTGCCTTGCATGAGATGGTTGATGCCAGTGGTGATCCTGGAGAAGTTATTGAAAAGATGTCAATGCTGCTAAAAAGGATTAAGGATTTTGTCCAGACTCAAAAACCAGAAATGGGCACTCCAATGAGTGCCATGGTTATTCCTTCTCATGGAACAAGTAAAACTCCTGTTGTTCCTGATGACTACCGTTGTCCTATATCCCTTGAACTGATGGGAGATCCAGTGATTGTGTCCACTGGACAG acttaTGAACGGGAGTTCATTAAGAAATGGCTGGAAGCAGGGCACAACACATGCCCAAAAACACAACAGAGACTATCCAGTACCTCACTGACCCCAAACTATGTCCTTCGCAGCTTGATAGCTCAGTGGTGTGAGGCTAATGGCATGGATCCTCCCAAGCTCCCAGCTAGAACTGGCAAGCCTCTGTCAGTTTGCTCTGCAGGTGAACATGCTAAGGTTGTTGATCTTCTTCACAAGCTATCATCACAAAACCTTGAGGACCAACGATCAGCTGCCGGCGAACTTCGCCTTCTTGCAAAGCGGAATACTGACAATAGGATCTGCATAGCGGAGGCTGGTGCCATACCTCTTCTTGTGAATTTGCTATCTATGCAGGATGTGCGCACACAGGAGCATGCTGTTACTGCACTTTTGAACCTCTCTATCTATGAGGAGAACAAGGGAAAGATAATTGTCTCTGGTGCTGTACCTGGTATAGTGCATGTTCTTAAGAGGGGCAGCATGGAAGCACGCGAGAATGCTGCAGCAACACTCTTCAGCCTCTCAGTGGTGGACCGGAATAAAGTCATAATTGGTGAGTCAGGAGCAATCCCCCCTCTTGTTTTGCTGCTAAGTGAAGGCAGCCAAAGGGGCAAGAAGGATGCTGCAACGGCACTTTTCAACCTGTGCATTTACCAGGGTAACAAAGGAAAGGCTGTGAGGGCTGGGGTGATACATACACTAATGGGACTCTTGACAGATCCAGAAGGAGCTATGATGGATGAAGCACTAGCTATCATGGCGATACTCTCAAGTCATCCTGATGGGAAGGCAGCAATCAGGGCCGTGGAGGCATTGCCAATGCTGGTAAAGGTGATAAGAAGTGGGTCACCCAGGAACAAGGAAAATGCAGCAGCTGTCTTGGTGCATCTCTGTAATggggagcagcagcagcaacatctTGCTGAGTTGCAGGAGCAAGGGATGATGGTTCCCTTGCAGGAAATGGTAGAAAGTGGCACCAATAGAGGCAAGAGAAAGGCTGCACAATTGCTCGAGCAAATGACCAGGTTCCTGGAGCTGCAGAAGAAAGCGGAAGCTCAAGCTCAAGCTCAAGCTCAGGCTCAAGCTTGGACACAGGCACCAGTGGACCAGTCAATGGATACAGCTTCATCAGCTTTTACCGTTCTATAG